AACCGCAGGTCTACGGCATCGGTCTCAAGGAATTGTGGGACATCGATCCCGCCAAGCACGTGCCCGGCCGAGTGATCCACACCCAGGGCTGGCCGCTCGACGAGGCCTGGGGCGGCGGCTTCCTCTACCATCAGGACAACAACCAGGTCGCTTTGGGTTTCGTGGTCGCGCTCAGCTACCGCAATCCGCATCTGTCGCCGTTCGAGGAATTCCAGCGCTGGAAACAGCATCCGGAGATCCGTGCGATCCTGGAAGGCGGCCGCCGCGTCAGCTACGGCGCGCGCGCGATCAACGAGGGTGGCTATCAAGCGATCCCGAAACTGGTCTTCCCCGGCGGCGCGCTGATCGGCTGCTCGGCCGGCTTCGTCAACGTGCCGCGGATCAAGGGCAGTCATACCGCGATGAAATCCGGAATGCTCGCAGCCGAAGCCGCATTCGAGGCGATTGCTGCGGAGCGGACGGGCGATGCCCTGGACGCCTACGATACCGCGCTGCACGCAAGCTGGGTCGCCGACGAGCTCAAGATGGTCCGCAACGTGGAGCCGATGGTGGCGAAGTTCGGCGGCACGGTCGGCACCCTGTTCGCCGGCGTCGACATGTGGATGCGCTATCTGAAGATCGGCTTGCCGTTCACCATGGGGCACCATCGCGACAATGAGGGCATGTGGCGCAAGGATCTGGCGCCCAAGATCGCGTACCCCAAGCCCGACAACGTGATCAGCTTCGATCGCCTGTCCTCGGTGTTCCTGTCGAACACCAACCACGAAGAGGATCAGCCGGTTCACCTGACGCTCAAGGACGCAAGCATACCGGTCGACGTCAATCTCGCTCAATATGACGGGCCAGAGCAAAGATACTGCCCCGCGGGCGTTTACGAATACGTCGAGGAAGGCGGTCGTCCGCGGCTGCAGATCAACGCGCAGAATTGCGTCCACTGCAAGACGTGCGACATCAAGGATCCGACCCAGAACATCAACTGGGTCGTGCCGGAAGGCGGAGGAGGCCCTAACTATCCCAACATGTAGGCGTGCGCTCGGCGTCCTTCTCGCAGGCGCTCTCATTCATCCCTTCTCCGCGGCTTCCGCGCGGGTCGAGGATCAGTCGGCGCTCGCCGCCTATGCGCGTGCGCTCGCCGCCGACAGCTTCGGCGCCGAGCAGCAGGCGATCGACGGCTATTCCGCCGCGCTCGATCTTGCGCCGGACAACGATATGCTCGCCGCGCGTGCGCTGGAGGAGGCGATCGTCGCGGGCAATCATCCGCTGGCGGTACGTGCCGCGACGATCCTCGATCGCGCCGGTGCGATCGGTCCCGACGGTCGGCTCGTGCTCTTGGCAGACGCCGTTCGCCGCAAGGACTGGAAGCGGGCAGGGCTGCAGGCGGACCGCATGGCCGAGGACAAGGTCTTCGCCTTCACCGCGCCCTTGTTCCATGCGTGGATCGCGGTCGGCTCGGGCAAGGGCGATCCGCTTGCGCCCCTTGCCGCGGCCAAGGACGATCCGCTCGCCACCGCCTATGGCGGCGATCTCACGCCATTGTTGCTGATCGCACAGGGCAACAAGAAGGACGGGCTCGCCGCGCTGGCGCCGTTTCTCGCCCGCGCCGACGGTCGCTCCGATCGTCTCCGCCTCGCCGCGGCCGCGCTGCTCGCACGCAAGAATGGGCGCAAGGAGGCGCTGGCGTTGGTCGCCGGCGACAATCCGGCTTATGCACGGCCGCGGACGTTCCTGGAGCGCAAGCAGCCGCTGTTCGAGGGCGACATCGCAGCCGCCGGCATCGCTTCGCTGCTCGTCCGCATTTCGAATGATCTGCGCGGCCAGGAAGTGCCGGCGCTTGCCTTGTCGATCGCGCGGATCGCGACCTTCGTGGCACCGCAGAGCAGCGAAACCTGGCTCTCGGCCAGCGAGTTGCTCGCGGGCCGCGATCAAAAGGCGGCGCTCGCCGCGCTCGATCACATCGCGCCTAATGGCCTGCTCGGTCCGGCGGCAATGGACCGCCGGCTGACCTTGCTGGTCGAGAGCGGCGGCGGCGAAGAAGCGTTGGACGATGCCCGACGTGCGACGCAGGCCGACCCTGGCTCGGTAACGGCCTGGGCGAGGCTCGGCGATCTGCTCGGCGGCCTCAACCGCAACAAGGAAGCGGCCGAGGCCTATGGCGAGGCACTGAAGGCTGCCGCCGCGGCGCCGTCATCGTCCACCCCCGCCTGGACCCTGTGGCTGCTGCGCGGCTCCGCGCTCACTCGGGCGGGCGACTGGGCCGGCGGGAAGTTCGCTGCCGAGCGCGCCTACGCGCTGGCGCCGCAGCATCCGGTGGTGCTCAACTTCCTCGGCTATTCGCAGCTCGAACGGCGCGAGAATATCGAGCAGGCCGAGCAGATGATCCGGCAGGCGAGCAAGCTCGATCCGGACAATGCCTCGATCACCGATTCGCTCGGCTGGGCCCATTATGTCCGCGGCGATTACCCGAAGGCGATCGAACTGCTCGAGCGGGCCGCGCGCGGAGAGCCGTCCGATGCGGCGATCAACGAACATCTCGGCGACGCCTATTACAGCGCCGGCCGTCGCTTCGAGGCGCGCTATGCCTGGCAGGCCGCCTTGGTCTATGCCGAGGACGACGACGCCTCGAAACGGATCCGGTCGAAGCTCGACCTCGGCCTGAAACCCGAGCTCGCTGCGCCCTGATGGAGGAACTCGCGCGGGCCAAGCTCAACCTCGCGCTTCACGTGCGAGGCCGGCAGGCCGATGGCTACCACAGCATAGAGACGCTGTTCGCCTTCTGCGCCGACGGCGATCGGCTGCGCGTCGAAGAAGGCGAGGGGCTGAGCCTGCGCCTGGCGGGGCCGTTCGGCCTCAGTCTCGCCGCGGAGCCCGACAATCTCGTGCTTCGCGCCGCCCGTGCTCTTGCCGACCGCTTCGACGTCGATCCGCGCGCCAGTTTGACGCTGGACAAGCGGCTGCCGGTGGCTTCCGGGATCGGCGGCGGCTCGGCCGACGCGGCCGCGGCGCTGCGGCTGCTGAACCGCTGGTGGGACATCGGGGCCGAGGAGCGGGATCTGCTCGACCTCGCCCGGCCGCTCGGCGCCGACGTACCCGCCTGCCTGCTGTCGCGAACCTGCCGGGGCGGCGGGCGCGGCGATGATCTGCGGGAGGTGGCAGTGCCGGAGCTTGCCGGAATGCCGGTGCTGCTCGTCAATCCCGGCGTGCCGGTTGCGACCGGACCGGTGTTCCGGGCGTGGAGCGGCGTCGACGGCGGCGCCTTGCCGGAGGATTTCCGGCAGGGCCGAAACGATCTGCAGGCGCCGGCGGCCTCGGTGGCCCCGGTAATTGCGGAGGTACTTGGGCTGCTTGCCGCGGCGCCGGGCGCGACCCTCGTCCGCATGTCGGGCTCGGGCGCTACCTGCTTCGCGCTGTTCGACGTCTCGGAGTATCGTGACGCCGCTGCGCAGGCTATCGCGGCTGTTCAGCCGGAGTGGTGGCGAATGGCGACTCGTCTCCGTTGATCCACCATTCCCGCGGTGGGACGGCGTGCGCCGGTCATTAACCATCGTAAGCCGCACTTCGCCGTTCTGGCATGACCCTTGCTAAGCGAAGCACGACGAGTCGACGCAGCGCTTCGGTGCTGCCGACATTCGCGCACGGCCCCTTGCTCCTCCCATGGAGGAAGGCACCATGCCAACATCTCGGAGCCGGTGCCGCGTGCACCGGCTCTTTTTTGGCGCGACACGGCGCGCGTTCCCCTGCAAGGCGGGGGCGTGCTCGATCTTCAACTGAGCGGAGGCATCGCCCGCCTGACCCTCGATCGCCCGGAAGCGCGCAATGCCGTGCCGCCGGAAGGATGGCGGCCGATTGCCGCTCTGGCCGAGCGAGCGCTTGCCGATGGGGCGCGGCTGGTCGTCCTTGCCGGGCGCGGCGGAGCTTTCTGCGCCGGCGCCGACCTTAGCGAATTCGCACGGCTGCGCGGCGACCCCGATGCTCTCCGCGGCTTTCGAGAAGCGATGTGCGAGACGTTCGATCGGCTCGCGCAGCTGCCGATCCCGATCGTTGCGTCGATCGACGGTGCCTGTTTCGGGGCGGGGGTGGCGCTCGCCATGGCCTGCGACATGCGCATCGCCGCCCCGTCCGCTAAGTTCGGAATCACGCCGGCCAAACTGGGCATCGCCTACCCGCAAGGCGACATCCACCGGCTGGTCTCGCTGGTCGGACGCGGCCAGGCGGCGCGGCTGCTGTTCACAGCCGCCACCATCGACGCTGCCGAGGCGCATCGGATCGGTCTGGTCGACGCCGTGAGCGAAGATGGCGGCGGAGCGATGTTCGACGCGATCATCGCGAACAGCGCGGCCAGTCTCGCTGCGCTGAAGCGCGGCATCGTGCTGGCGGCCGGCGGCATCCATCGGGATGTTGAGCAGGATGCGGAATTCGACGCTCTGATCGCCAGTGACGAAATGGCCGTTCGCCTCCGCGCGCTTCGCAATGGCCGCTGAGCACTGCTTGTCAGCGAGGCGCCATTGGCTCAGAAGCGCGCAATGATGCGGTTTGCGCTCCTTCTCACGCTGGTCCTGCTCTCCGCCTGCAGTGGCGGCGATGACTCGGCGAATGCCAATGAGTCCGCTTTGCTCAGAGCACCGGAGCCGGTCGGCCTTGAGGACGGTGCCGAACGGATCGAATGCGCGGTCGCGGGTGCGGAGGCGTTCGCGCCGGTCTGCGCCGTCGAACGGCGGATGACCGGCGAAGGGCTGACGCTGATCGTGCGAGCGCCGAACGGCGGCTTCCGCCGGCTGCTCGTCACCAGGGACGGCCGCGGCGTGGTCGCAGCCGATGGCGCGGTTCCGGCGAAGGTCAGCCCGATTGCCGCCAACCGAATCGAGGTGACGATCGGCGGCGATCGTTACCGTCTCCCGGCTACCGTCCGCCAGTGACCTTCAAGACGATCCTGACCGCCGCCGAGATGCGCGCGGCCGAAGCGGCGGCAGTCGCGGCCGGCACTCCGGACACGGAGCTGATGGAGCGTGCGGGCATCGCTGCCGCCGATGCGATCCTCGCTTATGCGGGGTGGCTTCCGGCCCTCATACTTTGCGGCCCCGGCAACAATGGCGGCGATGGCTATGTGATCGCGCGCAGGCTTGCAGAGCGCGGCGCCAAGGTCAGGGTGGCAGCGCTCGCAGAACCGGCGACTGCGGCTGCGCGGCAGGCGCGTGCACGCTGGTCCGGGCCGGTGGAAGCGCTCGACGAGGCCTCGCCCGCGCCGGTGCTGATCGATGCGCTGTTCGGCACCGGGCTGACGCGCGGGCTCGACGAGCCGCTCTCGCAAATCTTGTTCAGGCTGGCGAACGCCGCACGTCTTGCAGTCGCAGTCGATCTGCCGAGCGGCGTTGCCACGGACGACGGCGCGCTGCTGTCGCCCGTTCCGGATTTCGATCTCACCATTTCGTTCGCGACACTGAAGCCGGCGCATCTGCTGCAACCGGCGGCGCGGCATATGGGGCGTCTGGTCGTCGCCGATATCGGCCTCGACGCGGACAGCCGACTGGAAACGGTCGAGCGGCCGCTGCTGGTCGGGCCGGGCCCCGCCGATCACAAATATAGCCGCGGCTATGTGGCGGTGCTCGCCGGAGAGATGCCGGGGGCGGCAGCGCTCACCGCGTCTGCCTCGCTACGCTGCGGGGCAGGCTATGTGCGGCTGGTGGCGCCGGCGGTGGTGGAAGGGGTGCCGAGGGCCGTGGTCCAGGGCGGTGCCGACGCCGAAGCGGTGCTTGCCGATCCGCGGGTGAGCGCGATCGCGATCGGTCCCGGATTGGGCAGGGACGCTGCGGCGCGGACCCTGCTCGACCGCGCGCTCGGCGCCGAGGCGAAGCTGGTGCTCGATGCCGATGCCCTGACCCTTGCTGCCGAGGAAGGCTTCGGCTTCCTGCATCGGGCGCGCATGCCGCCGGTGCTGACTCCGCATGCCGGCGAGTTCGCGCGCCTGTTCGCGGATCGCCGCGGCAGCAAGGTCGATCAGGCACGCCGTGCCGCCGAGCAGGCGCGGTCGGTGATCGTCTACAAGGGCCCCGACACGGTCGTTGCGGCGCCCGATGGCCGTGTTGCGATTGCGGTAAGTGCCCCGCACTGGCTCGCAACGGCCGGCACCGGCGATGTCCTGACCGGCGTGATCGCCGCGATGCGCGCCTGGGGCCTCGAAGCCTTCGAAGCGGCCTGCGCCGGCGTATGGCTGCATGGCCGCGCCGCCGAGATCGCCGGGCCAGGCCTGATCGCCGACGATCTGCTCGACCACCTTCCAGAGGCGTTCGCGCAATGTCTTTGAGCCAAGTCGAAACCATCGTCCGTCTCGCCGGCCGCGGTGACGGCGTGACCGAGAGCGGGCGCTTCGTCCCGCTGGCCGCGCCGGGAGACGGCGTGACCGCCGATGGCTCCGTGCTGCCCGGACCGCACCACGTGAAGCCGCCCTGCCGGCATTTCCCGGAATGCGGGGGATGCCAGCTGCAGCATCTGGACGACGAGAGCTTCGGCGCCTTTCTTCGCGATCGCATCGCCGGGGCGCTTGGCGCGCAGGGGCTTGCCGGCATCGACATTCTGCCCGCCCACATCTCGCCACCGAACAGCCGTCGCCGCGCGTCCCTTCGTGCCGAGCGGAGGGGCAAGCAGGTGCTGATCGGCTTCAATGCCGAGCAGAGCCACCGCATCGTCGACATGCACGAATGCCACATTCTGCGGCCCGAATTGTTTGCGCTCGTGCCGGCCCTGCGCCCGTTGCTTGCCCGGATGCTGCCTGCGCGGGGGCAGGGCGGGGTGCGCATGAGTTTGACCGATCAGGGTGTGGATCTGCTGCTCGAGAAGGTCGAGGCGGACGACCTTTCATCCTCCGAAGCGCTGACTGCGTTTGCGCAGGCGCATCGCCTGGCGCGGCTCAGCATCGACGACGGCTACGGCCCACAGACACGGTGGGAGCCGGATCCGGTGACCGTCACCCTCGGCGGTGCGCCGGTGCCGCTGCCGCACAACGCCTTTCTGCAGGCGACGCTTGAAGGTGAGGCAAGCCTGGTCGCTGCCGTCCGGGACGCGATCGGCGGCGCCCGGATCGTCGCCGATCTGTTTGCCGGTCTCGGCACCTTCGCGCTGTCGCTTGATGGCCGCGTCCTGGCCGTCGAGGGCGCGCGGGACGCGGCACTGGCGCTCAAGGCAGCGGCCAATCGGAGCCAGCGCCAGCTGTTCGTCGATCATCGCGATCTGTTTCGGCGCCCACTCACCACCGATGAAGCCAATCGTTTCGAGGCGATCATACTCGATCCGCCGCGCGCGGGCGCGAAGGATCAGGTGCCGTTGCTTGCGGCAGCGAAGGTCCCCCGCATTGCCTACGTCTCGTGCAATCCGGGTACGTTCGCGCGGGATGCCAAGGCGCTGGTCGATGGCGGCTATCGGCTGGAGTGGGTGAAGCCCGTCGGCCAGTTCCGCTGGTCGACCCACGTCGAGCTCGTCGCAAGCTTCGCGCGCTGATCCATTTGCGGGAAACCTCCCGCCGGTCCGACGTTCACGCCTCGAAGGAGAGGCGTCATGGCTGCGATCATCGGACGCGTGGTCAAGAACGGCGACGGGGCAATGCCTTACAAGGTGGTGCTGGAGCTCGAAGACGGTAGCGTCGTCGAGCACCGCGTTGCCTCGATACGCGCCGGCGAACACATGATCCGAGAAGCTCTGGAGATTCCGGTCCAGGCGCCACGGATCGATCCCTGGAATCCGTGAAATCCTTGCCCATGGTCGCGCGCTCGCAGATCCCGTGACCAGCCGCACCGCTGGGCTCAAAGCGGTTGCGGCGGCTCGGTTGCTCTGGGATGAGGGAGCAATGCACGGGTCTACCAGGTCTGGCCTTCGGGAAGGCGCGCGACATCTGGGAAGCAGCCGAGGGACGACTGCGATCATTGCCCTTGCCGCGCTCCTGCTGGCGGCTTTCGTCTGGGCGGCGGCCTTGTATCAGAGCGATTTCGAGCGACGCACGGCGGAACGCGGCGCGATGGCGCAGGTCACGTTTCGGGCGATCATGCTGCAGCAATATGTCACGCGCACCCTCGACGCCGCCAATATTGCAACGCTGCACGTAGCCGAAATCGAGGAGGATGGGCGTGGTGCAGCACTGCGGGGCAGCGCTGGCCGTCCGGCTCGGATCAGCGGGCCGATCGCACGCAACCCATCCTTTCTGGGGCTCAGTGTCGCCGATGCACGTGGCGAAATCGTCGCAACGACGGTGCCCGGTGCAGGCCCCGCGATCAACGTGCGCGGGCACCCGGCATTCATGCCGCATGTCGCGCGCGACACCGACAGCCTGTTCGTCAGCAAGCCCGGCTTCTCGCGAATTCTTGGGCGCAACAGCGTCTGGCTGTCGCGACGGCTGAACCGTTCCGACGGCGCCTTCGACGGTGTCGTCGCGATCAACATGGACCCGGCGCAGCTCACCGGCATCTACGACCAGGCGGCGATCTCCACCTCCGACGTCGCCTCGGTGGTTGGCCTGGACGGAATCATCCGGTCGCGACGAACCCGGAACGGGATCAGTTCGGGGGAGGATATCAGCAAGAGCCGTGCGTTTGCAGTCGAGGCGCAGTCGCCGAACACGACGTATCTCGGCCCCGGCGCCTTCGACGGGCAGCCCCGCTACGTCAGCGAGCGCCACATCGCGGGCTACCCGCTGTTCGTCAGCTACAGCGTGCGTCAGGACGAGGTGCTCGAACCGGCGCGGCATCGCGGACGCCTGTTCCTGCTCGCCGCCGGGCTCGTCACGCTGCTCGATGCTCTGCTTGCGGTGATCCTGATCGTCGTGCTGCGACGGCGCGAGCAGCGCGCAAGCGTGCTGGCTGCCGCAAAGGCGCAGTTGGAGGAGGCGCAGCGGGTCGGCCAGATCGGCGACTGGGCCTTCCGCCTCAACAGCACTGAGGCACGTTGGTCGCCGGAGCTGTTCAGACTCTACGAACGGGATCCGCAGCTCGGTGCGCCGAGCGCCCAGGATTTCGAGCAGTGGCTGCATCCGGCTTCGGCGAAGGCGCATTGGGACGCGGTCGCGCGGACCCTGGAAACAGGGGAAGCCGGCTCATGGGAAGTCATGGTGCGCCTGCCCAGCGGCGGCCTGCGCAACCATCTGATCTCGGCGGTGCCGACGCGTGACGAGCAGGGCCGGATCACCGGGCTTCACGGCACCACCCAGGACGTCACCGAACGCAAGAAGCTGGAGTCGCTTCAGGCCGAAGTGGCCCATCTCGGCCGCGTCGAAGCGATGAATGCCATGGCGGCAACGCTCGCCCACGAGCTGAATCAGCCGCTGACCGCTGCGTCGAATTATCTGTTCGGCAGTCGTCGTATGCTGCTCAAGCCGGACGCACCTCGCGCCGATGCGATCGGCGGCCTCGAAGCGGCGCGGGAGCAAATCGGTCTCGCTGCCGAGATCATTCGGCGGGCGCGGGCGATGGTGGCCAAGGAGCCGACGAAAATGGCGCCGGTGTCGATCGCCGAGATTGTCGACGATGCGATCACATTGCTCGCGGCGGGAGAGAAGCTTGGCGGAATCCAGCTGCGCCGAGCGCTCAGCCCCGAGGCTTCATGCGTCCTCGCCGACAGGATCCAGGTGCAACAGGTGGTGATGAACCTCGCTCGGAACGCCTGTGAGGCCGCTGCCGAGGCAATTCATCCGCAAGTCACCATTGCCAGCAACCGCGCCGAGGACGGGTTCGTCTGCATTTCGATCGAGGATAACGGACCGGGCTTCCCCGGCGACGCCGATCAGCTGTTTTCGCCGTTCGTCACCGGCAAGTCGGATGGCCTCGGGCTGGGCCTCTCGATCTCCCGCACCATCATCGAGGCCCATGGTGGCCGGATCTGGGCCGAAAACCGCAGCGAGGGCGGCGGCCGGGTGTCGTTCACCTTGCCGTTCGCCGCGCCGTGAGGCGGGTTACGCGCGCTCACGGCGTGGAGTCGATGGCGTGGCGCACACGGCGCGCGAGTTGCTGCGCGCTATAGGGTTTCTGGAGAAGAGCCCTGCCGGCATCGATGCCATTGCCGGGAACGAGCCCCTCCGGCGCATAGCCGGTGGTAAAGAGCAGGTTCAGTCCGGGCCGCTGGGCCCTGGCGGCTTCGGCGAGACGGCGGCCGTCCATCTCCGGCATGACGATGTCCGTGAATAGCAAGGTGATGTTCGGCTCGGAGTCGAGCAGCGCGAGCGCTTCGATGCCGTTCGAGGCGTCGAGTACGCGATAGCCGAGTTCGCGCAGCGTCTCGGCCCCCATCTCGCGCACCCGCGGCTCGTCCTCGGCGAGCAGGATGGTTTCTCCCGGTCGGGCGCGGGGGAGATGATCGTTCTTCGCGATCGGATCGACATCGGCAATCTCTTCGTCGCCAAGGTAACGGGGCAGGAAAATCCCGATCGTCGTCCCGACGCCCGGCAGCGAGTCGATCGAGAGGTGCCCTCCCGATTGCCGGACGAAGCCATAGACCTGGCTGAGCCCGAGGCCCGTGCCGCGGCCGACTTCCTTCGTCGTGAAGAAGGGCTCGGCGGCACGGGCGACGACGTCGGCAGGCATGCCGCAGCCGGTGTCGATCACGGCGATACGGACGAAGTCGCCGCCGGTCACGTCCCCGGCGGTATCGCCGGCCGCTTCATCCGAGTGCCGATTGGATGTCTCGATCGCCAGCGTACCGCCGTTCGGCATCGCGTCCCGGGCGTTGATCGCGAGATTGAGGACCGCATTTTCGAGCTGGGCGCGATCCACGCGGACCCGCCAAAGGCTTTCTCCAAGACGCGGCTCGAACCTGATAGCTTCGCTGAGCGACCGCCGCAGGATCTCCGACATGCCGGCGATCAACGCGTTGACGTCGATCACCTGCGGCGACAGCGATTGCCGCCGGCCGAACGCGAGCAGCCGCCGGGTCAATTCGGCGGCACGGTCGGCACCCTGCCGCGCATTGTCGATCGCGCGCGCGACCCGCTCCGGATCGCCGGCCCGGCGCACCGCCATGTCGAGATTGCCGACGATCACGGCGAGCATGTTGTTGAAATCGTGTGCGATCCCGCCGGTCAATTGGCCAACCGCCTCCATCTTCTGCATCTGACGGACCTGCGCTTCGGCCATCTCTCGCGCCTCGCCCTCGGCACGCAGCCGGGCGTTGGCGTCTTCGAGTTCGGCCGTGCGAACGCGCACTTCGCGCTCGATCTCCGCACGTGCGCGCACCTGCTGCAACATCACCGCCGCGATCAGGAGGCTGATCAGGGTCCCGGCACCGCCGACGAGCAAAGCCAGGAACAGCGGCGACCCGGCGTCGAAATGCTCGGTGGACGAAAGCCTGACGCGCCAGGGACGGCCCGCGACCTCCATGTGTCGGACGACCCTATGATCCGGGGCGAGGGGCTGCGCTTGGCTTCGGTAAAGCAGATGATCATCATCGACGGACCTGTCGAAAACCTCTACCACCAGGTTTCCGAGATCACGTTCGGCGAAGATCGCTCCGAACAGGTCGTAGGCCCGCAGCGGGCTGTAGACCCAGCCGAAGAGTGGGGTCTTCGGGGTTCCCGCCTGATCATGATGCGAGCCGCGAAACAGCGGGGTGTAGATCAGAAAACCCGGCTGCTTCACCGGGTTGATCTCCTGGACGAGCCGGACCTTGCCGGTCGCCCGGCTGTGCCCCGCCTTCGCCGCCGCGATCATCGCCTCGCGGCGGGTGGCTTCGCTCAGCATGTCGAAACCGAGCGCCGCCTGATTCTGCCGATTAAGCGGTTCGAGATAGACCACCGCGGAATAATCGGGCCGTGCGCCGTTCGGCCAAAGGCGCAGCGTTCGGGTGCTGGCGGTCGCCGTCTTGCGGGCAAGCGCTTCGGCATCGGACGCGTAGATGGAATAGCCGA
The nucleotide sequence above comes from Sphingosinicella sp. BN140058. Encoded proteins:
- a CDS encoding CHASE domain-containing protein, yielding MTFVRRYAAPLLALIVGLTGTAIAAMLTAQAEAGRRQARFDALADSAVAAIESRMLGQLTLLRGTAGFLQASEDVNAEDFHDYISRLRLEENYPGVLGIGYSIYASDAEALARKTATASTRTLRLWPNGARPDYSAVVYLEPLNRQNQAALGFDMLSEATRREAMIAAAKAGHSRATGKVRLVQEINPVKQPGFLIYTPLFRGSHHDQAGTPKTPLFGWVYSPLRAYDLFGAIFAERDLGNLVVEVFDRSVDDDHLLYRSQAQPLAPDHRVVRHMEVAGRPWRVRLSSTEHFDAGSPLFLALLVGGAGTLISLLIAAVMLQQVRARAEIEREVRVRTAELEDANARLRAEGEAREMAEAQVRQMQKMEAVGQLTGGIAHDFNNMLAVIVGNLDMAVRRAGDPERVARAIDNARQGADRAAELTRRLLAFGRRQSLSPQVIDVNALIAGMSEILRRSLSEAIRFEPRLGESLWRVRVDRAQLENAVLNLAINARDAMPNGGTLAIETSNRHSDEAAGDTAGDVTGGDFVRIAVIDTGCGMPADVVARAAEPFFTTKEVGRGTGLGLSQVYGFVRQSGGHLSIDSLPGVGTTIGIFLPRYLGDEEIADVDPIAKNDHLPRARPGETILLAEDEPRVREMGAETLRELGYRVLDASNGIEALALLDSEPNITLLFTDIVMPEMDGRRLAEAARAQRPGLNLLFTTGYAPEGLVPGNGIDAGRALLQKPYSAQQLARRVRHAIDSTP